Proteins encoded by one window of Branchiostoma floridae strain S238N-H82 chromosome 6, Bfl_VNyyK, whole genome shotgun sequence:
- the LOC118418498 gene encoding 1,5-anhydro-D-fructose reductase-like isoform X4 has protein sequence MTVNIPTILRSGVRLPILGLGTWKSKPNEVATAVRVAINAGYRHIDTAWNYGNEAEVGQGMRDALSGGAVKRRDLFIVAKLWCTFHRPEDVKLGISDSLDKLGLDYVDMYLMHGPQGFKGPKIRPTSESDYDDTDYVDTWKAMESLVDEGLTRSLGVSNFNSRQVDRVLQDCRIKPVVNQVELHPYLPQLDLIKYCQSKDVILTAYSPFGSTPEIGNEPRLLEDPVVVAIGERHGKTPAQVLLRYHLERGLSVLAKSVTPARILQNLEVFDFSLTEDDITKLNSLNRNHRYVTWQYSRTHKYYPFDDQPRSAQ, from the exons ATGACGGTTAACATCCCAACTATACTCCGATCTGGTGTCAGACTGCCAATACTGGGACTTGGAACATGGAAG TCCAAACCAAACGAAGTGGCCACAGCCGTGAGGGTGGCCATTAATGCAGGGTACCGACACATCGACACCGCCTGGAACTATGGGAACGAGGCTGAGGTGGGGCAGGGGATGAGGGATGCTCTCAGTGGCGGGGCGGTGAAACGGAGAGACCTTTTCATCGTCGCCAAG CTTTGGTGCACGTTCCATCGGCCTGAAGACGTGAAGCTGGGCATATCGGACAGTCTGGACAAGCTGGGACTAGACTACGTGGACATGTACCTCATGCACGGTCCTCAGGGCTTTAAG GGACCTAAGATCCGCCCGACCAGCGAAAGTGACTATGATGACACAGACTATGTCGACACGTGGAAG GCCATGGAGTCCCTGGTTGATGAAGGCCTGACCAGGTCTCTGGGCGTGTCCAACTTCAACAGTCGGCAGGTGGACAGAGTGCTGCAAGATTGCAGAATTAAACCTGTTGTTAATCAG GTGGAGCTGCACCCATACCTGCCCCAGTTGGACCTGATCAAGTATTGCCAATCCAAGGATGTCATCCTTACTGCGTACAGTCCCTTCGGCTCCACCCCTGAAATAGGAAA TGAGCCACGGTTATTGGAAGACCCAGTCGTTGTGGCGATAGGAGAAAGGCACGGGAAAACTCCCGCGCAG GTACTTCTTCGCTATCACCTTGAACGTGGGCTTTCCGTCCTGGCAAAGAGCGTCACCCCGGCCAGGATCCTGCAGAACTTAGAG GTGTTCGACTTCAGCCTTACAGAAGATGATATTACCAAACTGAACAGTCTGAATAGGAACCACCGATACGTCACGTGGCAATA CTCCAGGACACATAAATATTACCCGTTCGACGACCAGCCAAGATCGGCACAATGA
- the LOC118418498 gene encoding 1,5-anhydro-D-fructose reductase-like isoform X3 encodes MTVNIPTILRSGVRLPILGLGTWKSKPNEVATAVRVAINAGYRHIDTAWLYGNEAEVGQGVRDALSDGTVKRRDLFIVTKLWSTFHRPEDVKLGMSDSLDKLGLDYVDMYLMHGPPGFKGPNIRPTSESDYDDTDYVDTWKAMESLVDEGLTRSLGLSNFNSRQVDRVLHDCRIKPVVNQVELHPYLPQLDLIKYCQSKDVILTAYSPFGSTPDGGNYISSESRLLEDPVVVAMGKKYEKTPAQVLLRYHLERGLSVLAKSVTPARILQNLEVFDFSLTEDDINKLNSLNRNHRYVTWEYSRSHKYYPFDDQPRSAQ; translated from the exons ATGACGGTTAACATCCCAACTATACTCCGATCTGGTGTCAGACTGCCAATACTGGGACTTGGAACATGGAAG TCCAAACCAAACGAAGTGGCCACAGCCGTGAGGGTGGCCATCAATGCAGGGTACCGACACATCGACACCGCGTGGCTTTATGGTAACGAGGCTGAGGTGGGGCAAGGGGTGAGAGATGCTCTCAGTGACGGGACGGTGAAACGGAGAGACCTTTTCATCGTCACCAAG CTGTGGAGCACGTTCCATCGGCCTGAGGACGTGAAGCTGGGCATGTCAGACAGTTTGGACAAGCTGGGACTAGACTACGTGGACATGTACCTTATGCACGGTCCTCCGGGCTTCAAG GGACCCAATATTCGCCCAACCAGCGAAAGTGACTACGATGACACAGACTATGTCGACACATGGAAG GCCATGGAGTCCCTTGTTGATGAAGGCCTGACCAGGTCTCTGGGCCTGTCCAACTTCAACAGTCGGCAGGTGGACAGAGTGCTGCATGACTGCAGAATCAAACCTGTTGTTAATCAG GTAGAGCTGCACCCATACCTGCCCCAGTTGGACCTGATCAAGTACTGCCAATCCAAGGATGTCATCCTTACTGCGTACAGTCCCTTCGGCTCCACCCCTGATGGAGGAAA CTACATTTCCAGTGAGTCACGGTTATTGGAAGACCCTGTTGTCGTGGCAATGGGGAAAAAGTACGAGAAAACTCCCGCGCAG GTTCTTCTTCGCTATCACCTTGAACGTGGGCTTTCCGTCCTGGCAAAGAGCGTTACCCCGGCCAGGATCCTGCAGAACTTAGAG GTGTTCGACTTCAGCCTTACCGAAGATGATATCAACAAACTGAACAGTCTGAACAGGAATCACCGATACGTCACGTGGGAATA CTCCAGATCACATAAATATTACCCGTTCGATGACCAGCCAAGATCGGCACAATGA
- the LOC118418075 gene encoding formin-1-like, whose protein sequence is MAKTATSVPTTAASTVSQDDTAEMDAHSKSGDIPPNKLPDAFCLQSPQKCNISNDTTVESVDFVKVDKCPDFGARYPDVEFSCSDHIDLESRSEKACSLTEGHDTISQIANNTAVTVVPPPPAPPPPPNGYSSFSNVFSPSKPLIRPTLKMRPLFWKKIVLEGTCEDTKPENFWSTSKEPSIDADELERLFGVSASLDSEAVQFSKAPKHGKGKQVGKVLDDKRSRDVAIKISRLQMSMEEVQEAIYKMDAKKLGLDRLQGLYDMRATEKELSEIKRFKQENKHVVLDKPEEFLLQLAEVHSLQDRLECWIFTERFTETMFNLHQQMNSLMSACSELRHSEHLHAVLRLVLAAGNYMNGCTPRGQADGYKLDILTKLRDVRTKRKLNTRMIIIIVPLPSTQDKSGNLLQYIVRQYCRRSEDCCDPDGHQFRLPASELMKTARQACLKDSRKSVHSMGEGLKRVKGLVQTVLEGSEAAMVTSFRCKMKPFLFHGKQHLSNLTKNAVTAIFRRRHM, encoded by the exons ATGGCCAAAACGGCGACTTCTGTGCCAACCACAGCAGCTTCTACTGTCAGTCAAGACGACACAGCCGAAATGGACGCACATTCAAAGTCAGGGGATATTCCTCCGAACAAACTACCCGATGCCTTTTGCCTTCAATCGCCTCAGAAATGCAATATCTCGAACGATACGACCGTGGAATCGGTAGATTTTGTAAAAGTTGACAAATGCCCAGACTTTGGTGCACGCTATCCAGATGTAGAGTTTTCTTGTTCAGACCATATCGATCTTGAAAGCAGGTCTGAAAAAGCATGTTCGCTGACGGAAGGGCATGACACCATATCTCAAATAGCCAACAATACAGCTGTAACTGTCGTGCCCCCACCACCGGCCCCTCCCCCTCCGCCGAATGGGTATTCTAGCTTCAGTAACGTATTCTCGCCGTCAAAACCACTGATTCGCCCAACGTTAAAGATGAGACCGCTCTTTTGGAAGAAGATTGTCTTGGAAGGAACATGTGAAG ATACGAAACCTGAAAACTTCTGGTCCACATCCAAGGAACCTTCCATCGATGCAGATGAGCTGGAGAG GTTATTCGGAGTGAGTGCGTCCCTTGACTCTGAAGCGGTGCAGTTCTCAAAAGCACCAAAGCACGGCAAGGGGAAACAG GTGGGAAAGGTGTTAGACGACAAGCGATCACGTGATGTAGCGATCAAGATCAGCCGTCTGCAGATGTCCATGGAGGAAGTACAAGAAGCTATTTACAAAATGGACGCCAAGAAACTGGGGCTAGACAG GCTGCAGGGACTGTATGACATGCGGGCCACGGAGAAAGAACTGTCAGAGATCAAACGGTTCAAGCAAGAGAACAAACAtg TTGTCCTGGACAAACCGGAGGAGTTTCTGCTCCAGCTTGCCGAGGTTCACAGTCTTCAGGACAGACTGGAGTGTTGGATATTTACCGAACGCTTCACGGAGACAATGTTCAACCTGCACCAACAGATGAACTCTCTCATGTCGGCGTGCTCGGAGCTAAGGCATAG CGAGCATCTGCATGCCGTCCTGCGGCTGGTGCTGGCTGCAGGGAACTACATGAATGGCTGCACACCGCGAGGCCAGGCGGACGGATACAAGCTGGATATCCTCACCAAGCTGAGGGACGTCAGGACAAAG cgGAAATTAAATACTCGCATGATAATTATTATTGTGCCTCTTCCTTCTACCCAGGATAAGAGTGGTAACCTGCTACAGTACATAGTGCGGCAGTACTGCCGGCGGAGTGAGGACTGCTGTGATCCGGACGGACACCAGTTCAGGTTGCCGGCATCAGAACTGATGAAGACAGCCCGACAG GCATGTCTAAAAGACAGCAGGAAATCAGTACATAGTATGGGCGAGGGTCTGAAAAGAGTGAAGGGACTG GTTCAAACGGTACTGGAGGGAAGTGAAGCCGCCATGGTGACGTCGTTTCGCTGCAAGATGAAGCCGTTCTTATTTCACGGTAAACAACACTTATCAAATCTTACCAAGAATGCAGTGACAGCCATCTTTCGTCGTAGACATATGTGA
- the LOC118418498 gene encoding 1,5-anhydro-D-fructose reductase-like isoform X2: protein MLANIPTILRSGVRLPVLGLGTWKSKPNEVATAVRVAINAGYRHIDTAWLYGNEAEVGQGVRDALSDGTVKRRDLFIVTKLWSTFHRPEDVKLGMSDSLDKLGLDYVDMYLMHGPPGFKGPNIRPTSESDYDDTDYVDTWKAMESLVDEGLTRSLGLSNFNSRQVDRVLHDCRIKPVVNQVELHPYLPQLDLIKYCQSKDVILTAYSPFGSTPDGGNYISSESRLLEDPVVVAMGKKYEKTPAQVLLRYHLERGLSVLAKSVTPARILQNLEVFDFSLTEDDINKLNSLNRNHRYVTWEYSRSHKYYPFDDQPRSAQ, encoded by the exons ATGCTGGCTAACATCCCAACTATACTCCGATCTGGTGTGAGGCTGCCTGTTCTGGGACTTGGAACATGGAAG TCCAAACCAAACGAAGTGGCCACAGCCGTGAGGGTGGCCATCAATGCAGGGTACCGACACATCGACACCGCGTGGCTTTATGGTAACGAGGCTGAGGTGGGGCAAGGGGTGAGAGATGCTCTCAGTGACGGGACGGTGAAACGGAGAGACCTTTTCATCGTCACCAAG CTGTGGAGCACGTTCCATCGGCCTGAGGACGTGAAGCTGGGCATGTCAGACAGTTTGGACAAGCTGGGACTAGACTACGTGGACATGTACCTTATGCACGGTCCTCCGGGCTTCAAG GGACCCAATATTCGCCCAACCAGCGAAAGTGACTACGATGACACAGACTATGTCGACACATGGAAG GCCATGGAGTCCCTTGTTGATGAAGGCCTGACCAGGTCTCTGGGCCTGTCCAACTTCAACAGTCGGCAGGTGGACAGAGTGCTGCATGACTGCAGAATCAAACCTGTTGTTAATCAG GTAGAGCTGCACCCATACCTGCCCCAGTTGGACCTGATCAAGTACTGCCAATCCAAGGATGTCATCCTTACTGCGTACAGTCCCTTCGGCTCCACCCCTGATGGAGGAAA CTACATTTCCAGTGAGTCACGGTTATTGGAAGACCCTGTTGTCGTGGCAATGGGGAAAAAGTACGAGAAAACTCCCGCGCAG GTTCTTCTTCGCTATCACCTTGAACGTGGGCTTTCCGTCCTGGCAAAGAGCGTTACCCCGGCCAGGATCCTGCAGAACTTAGAG GTGTTCGACTTCAGCCTTACCGAAGATGATATCAACAAACTGAACAGTCTGAACAGGAATCACCGATACGTCACGTGGGAATA CTCCAGATCACATAAATATTACCCGTTCGATGACCAGCCAAGATCGGCACAATGA
- the LOC118418074 gene encoding 5-hydroxytryptamine receptor 2B-like, producing MCGWHTRVRHTLKELPATKSVALLVTGLLSVMANNSSHVDVNESHIFENGSFSFHFDNTWDHSLPVVIALCFLGLSGAAGNAIVAIVGLKRQEKTSARCYIISLSLVDFVVCTVVIPLEIYNLTNQFSFYNDGLCKTYIWLSDFTMYASFLIHVAVAADRYWVMKTVHNTQAQMYQHFFSKTVTFSHVSILIIVVASGLISILGCVGYESVPLLLGTDLYACTNTRFIDLGYASSWIRTCLSFSSILVMCILYVALFCGLARRVGVAWPPQVVSVQVRPVSRLEDSSQTMGRGTETSMNSSQRQHTGGETDFEIPSVDAGVETIDPGAGRRRGAAARHEAVTTEGRAQQRQSGHRTLGIVHRTAQHARLSSRNVTIKKVYRSAKLLALITAVFVLTWLPEWVLHLLLQVDINLYHRLMAANQFDFAEGALCLRFINNAVNPIIFLFLNSEFRQDCKRLVCCVRRSR from the exons ATGTGTGGGTGGCACACGAGAGTCAGGCACACTTTAAAAGAGCTACCTGCAACAAAGTCTGTAGCGTTGTTGGTAACAGGTCTTCTCTCCGTGATGGCGAATAACAGTAGCCATGTTGACGTGAACGAATCGCACATCTTTGAAAACGGAtccttttcatttcattttgataacaCGTGGGACCATAGTCTTCCTGTCGTCATCGCACTTTGTTTCTTAGGACTGTCAGGAGCGGCAGGGAACGCGATTGTTGCCATTGTCGGACTCAAGAGGCAAGAAAAGACGTCGGCTCGATGTTATATCATATCGTTATCGCTGGTTGACTTTGTGGTTTGTACCGTGGTTATCCCGCTAGAGATCTACAATCTAACCAATCAGTTCAGCTTTTATAACGACGGACTGTGTAAAACGTACATTTGGCTGTCAGACTTCACCATGTACGCGTCCTTCCTCATCCATGTAGCAGTGGCTGCGGATAGGTACTGGGTCATGAAAACTGTCCACAACACGCAAGCTCAGATGTACCAGCATTTCTTCAGCAAGACGGTAACATTTAGTCACGTGAGCATTTTGATAATCGTTGTGGCCTCAGGCTTGATCAGTATTCTTGGCTGCGTTGGGTACGAATCGGTTCCACTTCTGCTCGGGACAGACTTGTATGCATGTACAAATACCCGCTTTATCGACTTGGGTTATGCTTCGTCGTGGATCAGGACTTGTCTGTCCTTCTCTTCTATTCTTgtcatgtgtattttgtacgTAGCGTTGTTCTGTGGACTTGCTAGAAGGGTGGGTGTTGCCTGGCCACCTCAAGTGGTCTCCGTTCAAGTGAGGCCGGTATCCCGTCTCGAAGACTCTAGCCAGACAATGGGCAGAGGTACAGAGACTAGCATGAACTCATCTCAACGACAACATACGGGTGGTGAAACGGATTTCGAGATTCCCAGTGTCGACGCAGGTGTTGAAACAATCGATCCTGGAGCAGGCCGTCGGAGAG GTGCTGCTGCTCGGCATGAAGCTGTCACAACCGAGGGGCGTGCCCAGCAGAGACAGTCGGGACATCGCACACTGGGCATCGTGCATCGTACAGCACAGCATGCCCGACTCAGCAGCAGGAATGTCACCATCAAAAAGGTGTATCGTAGCGCCAAGCTGTTGGCTCTGATAACGGCTGTGTTTGTGCTCACCTGGCTGCCGGAGTGGGTGCTGCATCTGTTGCTACAGGTCGACATCAATCTGTACCACCGCCTGATGGCCGCCAATCAGTTCGACTTCGCCGAAGGCGCCCTGTGTCTGCGCTTTATAAACAACGCAGTGAATCCGATCATCTTTCTCTTTCTCAACAGTGAGTTTAGGCAAGATTGTAAGCGGTTGGTCTGCTGTGTTAGAAGGAGTAGATAA
- the LOC118418498 gene encoding 1,5-anhydro-D-fructose reductase-like isoform X1, which produces MRRRPYTWLRLLCPVASDLIIHFASSNIELRKRKVNRFDSINRKGLTRTDQHCKHCCRSPSRPSIILSRRALCTKDLNMLANIPTILRSGVRLPVLGLGTWKSKPNEVATAVRVAINAGYRHIDTAWLYGNEAEVGQGVRDALSDGTVKRRDLFIVTKLWSTFHRPEDVKLGMSDSLDKLGLDYVDMYLMHGPPGFKGPNIRPTSESDYDDTDYVDTWKAMESLVDEGLTRSLGLSNFNSRQVDRVLHDCRIKPVVNQVELHPYLPQLDLIKYCQSKDVILTAYSPFGSTPDGGNYISSESRLLEDPVVVAMGKKYEKTPAQVLLRYHLERGLSVLAKSVTPARILQNLEVFDFSLTEDDINKLNSLNRNHRYVTWEYSRSHKYYPFDDQPRSAQ; this is translated from the exons ATGAGGCGTAGGCCTTACACGTGGCTACGTTTATTGTGCCCAGTGGCCTCCGACCTTATTATACATTTTGCCTCAAGCAATATTGAGCTTAGAAAAAGGAAGGTTAACCGGTTCGACAGCATTAACAGAAAAGGTTTGACACGGACAGATCAGCACTGCAAGCACTGTTGCAGATCTCCATCAAGGCCGTCGATAATTTTGTCTCGCAG AGCCCTATGTACGAAGGACCTGAACATGCTGGCTAACATCCCAACTATACTCCGATCTGGTGTGAGGCTGCCTGTTCTGGGACTTGGAACATGGAAG TCCAAACCAAACGAAGTGGCCACAGCCGTGAGGGTGGCCATCAATGCAGGGTACCGACACATCGACACCGCGTGGCTTTATGGTAACGAGGCTGAGGTGGGGCAAGGGGTGAGAGATGCTCTCAGTGACGGGACGGTGAAACGGAGAGACCTTTTCATCGTCACCAAG CTGTGGAGCACGTTCCATCGGCCTGAGGACGTGAAGCTGGGCATGTCAGACAGTTTGGACAAGCTGGGACTAGACTACGTGGACATGTACCTTATGCACGGTCCTCCGGGCTTCAAG GGACCCAATATTCGCCCAACCAGCGAAAGTGACTACGATGACACAGACTATGTCGACACATGGAAG GCCATGGAGTCCCTTGTTGATGAAGGCCTGACCAGGTCTCTGGGCCTGTCCAACTTCAACAGTCGGCAGGTGGACAGAGTGCTGCATGACTGCAGAATCAAACCTGTTGTTAATCAG GTAGAGCTGCACCCATACCTGCCCCAGTTGGACCTGATCAAGTACTGCCAATCCAAGGATGTCATCCTTACTGCGTACAGTCCCTTCGGCTCCACCCCTGATGGAGGAAA CTACATTTCCAGTGAGTCACGGTTATTGGAAGACCCTGTTGTCGTGGCAATGGGGAAAAAGTACGAGAAAACTCCCGCGCAG GTTCTTCTTCGCTATCACCTTGAACGTGGGCTTTCCGTCCTGGCAAAGAGCGTTACCCCGGCCAGGATCCTGCAGAACTTAGAG GTGTTCGACTTCAGCCTTACCGAAGATGATATCAACAAACTGAACAGTCTGAACAGGAATCACCGATACGTCACGTGGGAATA CTCCAGATCACATAAATATTACCCGTTCGATGACCAGCCAAGATCGGCACAATGA
- the LOC118418529 gene encoding uncharacterized protein LOC118418529: MDDPSTFFELWERFCLDFHDCWTEEQKRLAKEMFQNVENDKRARRNSTTTRELTECSKGSLLKARFSRQNSLTDLQDGDAANTSENGVSTKHDANIVRSLDTANVSPKFIASANMPTLDEQPLLGSTTRTVHGNTDDEMDLPKTIDECKNQQTGCEISHNLGCPDDSSLVSASYVYLTDEPSILDDREVRRTSFSQHKASNDSADMHDQHNENWGYMYYEQEQGQTHVSPDPAVKVKFQGSTLVVSL; this comes from the exons ATG GACGACCCTTCGACATTCTTCGAGTTATGGGAGCGGTTCTGTCTGGACTTCCATGATTGCTGGACG GAAGAGCAGAAGCGGCTTGCAAAGGAAATGTTCCAAAATGTCGAGAATGACAAAAGA GCCAGACGAAACTCCACAACAACACGCGAGCTGACGGAATGTAGCAAGGGATCCCTCCTCAAGGCCCGGTTTTCCCGCCAAAACTCACTGACTGACTTACAGGACGGCGACGCAGCAAATACGTccgaaaatggcgtttcaacaAAGCATGATGCAAACATTGTAAGAAGCCTTGACACCGCAAACGTATCTCCCAAGTTTATTGCATCAGCCAATATGCCTACCTTGGACGAACAGCCCCTGTTGGGAAGCACCACGCGTACGGTGCACGGCAACACTGATGACGAAATGGACTTACCAAAGACCATTGATGAATGTAAAAATCAGCAAACAGGTTGTGAGATATCGCACAACTTGGGCTGCCCTGACGATAGTAGCTTAGTGTCGGCATCCTATGTATATTTGACAGACGAACCTTCTATTTTGGACGATAGAGAGGTCAGAAGAACTTCTTTTTCTCAACACAAAGCGTCAAACGATTCAGCAGACATGCATGACCAACACAATGAGAATTGgggatacatgtactatgaacaGGAACAGGGTCAGACCCATGTTAGCCCAGACCCTGCTGTAAAAGTGAAGTTTCAAGGAAGTACACTGGTGGTTTCTCTTTAG